One genomic segment of Hordeum vulgare subsp. vulgare chromosome 2H, MorexV3_pseudomolecules_assembly, whole genome shotgun sequence includes these proteins:
- the LOC123431472 gene encoding tRNA-dihydrouridine(47) synthase [NAD(P)(+)]-like, whose amino-acid sequence MADTAPAEDRPEPCPVAADPSPPPLPTPEELVARAVAPVKAAFLRPPPVRDAPGEDGRASGAVPLEKKSKRQFRRDRKQEQESVLRLCVGVAKSGNVDACKFGASCRFTHDIDAYLAQKPADLEGTCPFTVLGQPCPYGLTCRFFGTHKDDHAPSESHEINTLSKDVQKLLWKTRYKFPRASEQIKHLGLKEVIKIKAGAATEDRSADHDNPDVSCELNGDDKTESSCNAPVNVEHDSNLCEEMDKLGGEPLVGDSVARAAKKSKIEVVEINKEAAGTHDNKAYPEDPNLVNGSEVPSNIPSSCRVDLVATPHLRERKIIDFREKLYLAPLTTVGNLPFRRLCKTLGADITCGEMAMCTNLMQGQASEWALLRRHSSEDLFGVQICGAFPDTVARTIELVDNECSFDFVDINMGCPIDVVVNKGAGSSLLNKPMRIKSIVQASSAVTKRPLTVKVRTAFFEGRNRADSLVSDIYDWGASAITIHGRSRQQRYSKNADWDYINQCAQKAPDDLHVIGNGDIFSFTDWNRHVSGSSKISTCMIARGALVKPWIFTEIKEERDWDITSGERLSILKDFTRFGLEHWGSDTKGVETTRHFLLEWLSYTCRYIPVGLLDVVPQRLNWRPPSYCGRDDLETMMASDSAADWVRISELLLGKVPEGFTFAPKHKSNSYDRAENG is encoded by the exons ATGGCCGACACCGCGCCGGCCGAAGACCGGCCGGAGCCTTGCCCCGTCGCCGCAGACCCGTCTCCCCCTCCGCTCCCCACGCCGGAGGAGCTGGTGGCCCGCGCCGTCGCGCCCGTCAAGGCCGCCTTCCTCCGCCCGCCCCCCGTCCGCGACGCCCCCGGAGAGGACGGCAGGGCCAGCGGCGCCGTCCCCCTCGAGAAGAAGTCCAAGCGCCAGTTCAGGCGCGACCGCAAGCAG GAACAGGAGTCGGTGTTGCGTCTTTGTGTGGGAGTTGCCAAAAGTGGAAATGTGGATGCTTGCAAATTTGGTGCTTCTTGCCGTTTCACCCATGACATAGATGCTTATTTGGCTCAG AAACCAGCTGACCTTGAAGGAACATGTCCATTCACTGTTCTGGGGCAGCCATGTCCGTATGGACTAACTTGTAGATTTTTTGGTACACACAAAGACGACCATGCACCTTCTGAAAGTCATGAGATAAACACTCTGAGTAAAGATGTTCAAAAGCTCTTATGGAAGACCAGATATAAATTTCCCAGGGCCAGTGAGCAGATCAAACATCTTGGTCTTAAG GAAGTCATCAAGATTAAAGCAGGCGCAGCAACTGAAGACCGGAGCGCTGATCATGATAATCCAGACGTATCGTGTGAACTGAATGGTGATGATAAAACTGAATCTTCTTGCAATGCTCCTGTGAATGTGGAACATGATTCCAATTTGTGCGAAGAAATGGATAAATTGGGGGGAGAACCTTTGGTTGGTGACTCTGTTGCAAGGGCAGCAAAGAAGTCAAAGATTGAAGTTGTTGAAATTAACAAAGAAGCAGCTG GTACTCATGACAATAAGGCATACCCTGAAGATCCTAATTTAGTCAATGGATCGGAAGTGCCCTCGAATATCCCAAGCTCTTGCAGAGTTGACCTAGTCGCAACACCTCATTTACGTGAAAGAAAGATAATAGATTTTCGGGAGAAGTTGTACCTTGCTCCTTTGACCACTGTTGGGAATCTTCCTTTCCGTAGGCTGTGCAAAACATTGGGAGCTGATATTACTTGTGGAGAAATGGCTATGTGCACAAATCTTATGCAG GGGCAAGCTTCAGAGTGGGCTTTGCTGCGACGTCATTCATCAGAGGATTTGTTTGGGGTGCAAATCTGTGGAGCTTTTCCAGATACAGTGGCACGGACAATTGAACTCGTGGATAATGAGTGTTCGTTTGACTTCGTTGACATAAATATGGGCTGCCCAATTGATGTAGTTGTCAACAAGGGTGCCGGGTCCTCATTGCTTAACAAACCTATGAGGATTAAGAGCATTGTTCAAGCATCATCTGCCGTTACTAAAAGACCTTTAACTGTTAAG GTAAGAACAGCTTTCTTTGAAGGCAGGAACCGTGCTGATTCTTTAGTTTCAGACATTTATGACTGGGGTGCTTCAGCCATAACAATACATGGCCGATCGCGGCAACAACGCTACAGCAAAAATGCCGATTGGGACTATATTAACCAGTGTGCACAGAAGGCCCCTGACGACTTGCATGTCATTGGAAATGGTGATATATTCTCCTTTACCGACTGGAACAGGCATGTTTCTGGCAGCTCCAAAATCTCCACTTGCATGATTGCTCGAGGTGCGCTTGTCAAG CCTTGGATATTTACTGAGATAAAAGAAGAAAGGGACTGGGATATCACATCTGGCGAGAGATTGAGTATTCTGAAAGACTTCACGCGTTTCGGTCTCGAACACTGGGGCTCCGACACCAAAG GTGTGGAGACAACACGCCATTTCCTACTAGAATGGCTGAGCTACACGTGCAGGTACATCCCGGTCGGGCTGCTGGACGTTGTCCCGCAGCGGCTGAACTGGAGGCCTCCAAGCTACTGCGGCCGCGACGACCTTGAGACCATGATGGCCTCCGACTCGGCAGCCGACTGG GTGAGGATCTCGGAGCTGCTGCTCGGCAAAGTCCCGGAAGGGTTCACCTTCGCGCCCAAGCACAAGTCCAACTCATACGACCGCGCTGAGAACGGCTAA